The following coding sequences are from one Natrarchaeobaculum sulfurireducens window:
- a CDS encoding polyprenyl synthetase family protein, translating into MRKTLAEWRPAVDEAIADLVPQEIDAEYLETFFGEPTYEYDPQGIQRALSDPLWDLLDRGGKRWRAVLFLVFVEAFGENPEAYLPYACIPEILHNGTIIVDDVEDEASMRRGDDALHHIYGQDVALNAGNAMYFLPLKLLMENPGDLPPERRLAAYEMLMYELNRTHLGQGMDICWHNERDVRITAEQYLEMCACKTGCLGRIVARLAAIVTDQPTAVEHAVADYAELTSVAFQIGDDILDVENSLGRAGEFGKEFGNDVREGKKTLLVIHAIRESEPEHAARLQEILAADTNTDEEVLEALSIIEDAGSIDYARDRALALAAEARESIADLDLEETAHEELQEFTEFVIDRDV; encoded by the coding sequence ATGCGGAAGACGCTTGCCGAGTGGCGGCCGGCAGTCGACGAGGCGATCGCCGACCTCGTCCCACAGGAGATCGACGCCGAATATCTGGAGACGTTTTTCGGCGAACCAACCTACGAGTACGATCCACAGGGGATTCAGCGGGCGCTTTCGGATCCACTGTGGGACCTGCTCGACCGGGGTGGCAAACGGTGGCGAGCGGTGCTCTTTCTCGTCTTCGTCGAGGCGTTCGGCGAGAACCCCGAAGCGTACCTGCCGTACGCCTGCATTCCGGAGATTCTGCACAACGGGACGATCATCGTCGACGACGTCGAGGACGAAGCCTCGATGCGTCGTGGCGACGACGCGCTTCATCACATCTACGGCCAGGACGTTGCACTCAATGCGGGCAACGCGATGTACTTTCTGCCGTTGAAACTGTTGATGGAGAATCCAGGGGATCTCCCACCCGAACGACGGCTGGCCGCCTACGAAATGTTGATGTACGAACTCAACCGGACCCATCTCGGACAGGGGATGGACATCTGCTGGCACAACGAACGCGACGTCCGAATCACGGCAGAACAATATCTCGAGATGTGTGCCTGCAAGACGGGCTGTCTCGGACGGATCGTTGCCCGACTGGCAGCGATCGTCACCGACCAGCCGACGGCGGTCGAACACGCCGTCGCCGACTACGCGGAACTCACTTCGGTCGCGTTCCAGATCGGCGACGATATCTTAGACGTCGAGAACTCGCTCGGACGTGCCGGCGAGTTCGGCAAGGAGTTCGGCAACGACGTTCGCGAGGGGAAGAAAACCTTGCTCGTTATCCACGCCATCCGAGAGAGTGAACCCGAGCACGCAGCCCGCCTCCAGGAGATCCTCGCCGCGGACACGAACACCGACGAGGAGGTGCTCGAGGCCCTGTCGATCATCGAAGACGCCGGCAGCATCGACTACGCCCGCGACCGAGCCCTCGCGCTCGCCGCAGAGGCTCGCGAGTCGATCGCTGACCTCGACCTCGAGGAGACAGCCCACGAGGAGCTACAGGAGTTCACCGAGTTCGTCATCGATCGCGACGTCTAG
- a CDS encoding FKBP-type peptidyl-prolyl cis-trans isomerase, with product MTEEQEADLDDQADDVEEEVAEDESEDAETEADGLQHGDFVELEYTAYTVEGEQLVDTTDPDVAEEEGVDAQGQEFKPRTIVLGEGHIFEDVEDAVVGSAVGDEGTVTITAEDAFGEYDPDNVQTVSAEKIDEDDRYPGANVQVDGQQGYISTIIGGRARVDFNHPLAGEDVEYEYEIVGAVDDREEQTAGLFEMYLGFEPELWIETEEVEEEVPVEPDEDDDDDAEPEFETEVVEKETIYLEAEPQMTMNQQWMMGKQQIGQEIIDKVGVDRIVVQEVIEGMGDMGLGGMMGGMGGGDLEAALEDADVDADEIVEELEGDE from the coding sequence ATGACCGAGGAACAGGAGGCCGACCTAGACGACCAGGCCGATGACGTCGAAGAAGAAGTAGCTGAAGACGAATCCGAAGACGCCGAAACGGAAGCCGACGGGCTTCAACACGGCGACTTCGTCGAACTCGAGTACACCGCCTACACCGTCGAGGGTGAACAGCTGGTCGACACGACCGACCCCGACGTCGCCGAGGAAGAAGGCGTCGACGCCCAGGGCCAGGAGTTCAAGCCGCGGACGATCGTCCTCGGCGAGGGCCACATCTTCGAGGACGTCGAAGACGCCGTCGTCGGCAGTGCGGTCGGCGACGAGGGTACCGTGACGATCACTGCCGAGGACGCCTTCGGCGAGTACGACCCCGACAACGTCCAGACTGTCAGCGCCGAAAAGATCGATGAGGACGACCGCTACCCCGGTGCGAACGTGCAGGTCGACGGCCAGCAGGGCTACATCAGCACGATCATCGGCGGCCGCGCCCGTGTCGACTTCAACCACCCGCTGGCCGGCGAAGACGTCGAGTACGAGTACGAGATCGTCGGTGCCGTCGACGACCGCGAGGAGCAGACTGCCGGCCTCTTCGAGATGTACCTCGGCTTCGAGCCCGAACTCTGGATCGAGACCGAGGAAGTCGAAGAGGAAGTCCCCGTCGAGCCTGACGAGGACGATGACGACGACGCCGAACCCGAGTTCGAGACGGAGGTCGTCGAGAAAGAGACGATCTACCTCGAGGCCGAGCCCCAGATGACCATGAACCAGCAGTGGATGATGGGCAAACAGCAGATCGGCCAAGAGATCATCGACAAGGTCGGCGTCGACCGTATCGTCGTCCAGGAAGTCATCGAGGGCATGGGCGACATGGGCCTCGGCGGCATGATGGGCGGCATGGGCGGCGGCGACCTCGAAGCCGCACTCGAGGACGCTGACGTCGACGCCGACGAGATCGTCGAAGAACTCGAAGGCGACGAGTAA
- the cyaB gene encoding class IV adenylate cyclase, with protein sequence MYEVEVKVPADLERVRSRLTALEATEVGRVMQADTYYDAPHRSFPETDEALRLRVESRPDETGEETRITYKGPLLDSDSKSREEFETAVGDGETMAAVLANLGFEPVETVRKERDRFALEGYTVTLDAVDGVGEFVEVETEVNREADFESAREGAFDVLERLGLDPDDQRRTSYLELLLES encoded by the coding sequence ATGTACGAGGTCGAAGTGAAAGTACCCGCGGACCTGGAGCGGGTTCGATCGCGTCTCACAGCCCTCGAGGCGACTGAGGTTGGCCGGGTCATGCAGGCTGACACCTACTACGACGCGCCACATCGGTCGTTTCCAGAGACGGACGAGGCTCTGCGCCTGCGAGTGGAGTCACGTCCCGACGAGACCGGCGAAGAGACGCGAATCACGTACAAGGGGCCGCTTCTCGATAGCGACTCGAAGAGTCGCGAGGAGTTCGAGACGGCGGTTGGAGACGGAGAGACGATGGCGGCCGTCCTGGCGAATCTGGGATTCGAACCCGTCGAAACAGTCCGCAAAGAGCGCGACCGGTTCGCCCTCGAGGGGTACACTGTCACGCTCGACGCCGTCGACGGCGTCGGCGAGTTCGTCGAAGTCGAAACCGAGGTCAACCGGGAGGCCGACTTCGAGTCGGCTCGCGAGGGCGCGTTCGACGTCCTCGAGCGTCTCGGGCTCGACCCGGACGATCAGCGCCGGACCTCGTATCTGGAGCTACTGCTTGAGTCGTAA
- a CDS encoding methionine adenosyltransferase, with protein MSERNIRVEPIDRQAVEDQEVEIVERKGIGHPDSICDGIAESVAGALARAYLDRVGKVLHFNTDETQLVAGEAAPAFGGGEVVDPIYLLIVGRATKHYEGQTIPAERIALTAARKYIEETIPQLEYGEDVIVDVKLGEGSGDLQEVFGEDEVSVPMANDTSFGVGHAPLTETERIVQDAESRLNGEFVEENPYLGPDVKIMGKREGDEIDVTVAAAMVDKYVPDMDAYKDAVESVREFVETVANEHTDRDVTVHVNTADDYDEGSIYLTVTGTSAEQGDDGSVGRGNRANGLITPNRSMSMEATSGKNPVNHIGKIYNLLSTKIAEEVVSEVDGIRDLRVRLLSQIGRPIDQPHVADVHVVTEDGVALGDVEAEIETIVDAELSNVTEITRSVIDGELTTF; from the coding sequence ATGAGCGAACGGAACATTCGGGTCGAGCCGATCGACCGGCAAGCAGTCGAGGATCAGGAGGTCGAAATCGTCGAGCGAAAAGGGATCGGTCACCCGGACTCGATCTGTGATGGAATCGCCGAGAGCGTCGCTGGGGCGCTCGCCCGTGCGTATCTCGACCGCGTCGGCAAGGTACTGCACTTCAACACGGACGAGACACAGCTCGTCGCCGGTGAGGCCGCACCCGCGTTCGGCGGTGGCGAGGTCGTCGATCCGATCTACCTGCTAATTGTCGGCCGTGCGACCAAACACTACGAGGGCCAGACCATCCCGGCCGAGCGGATCGCGCTGACTGCCGCCCGAAAATACATCGAGGAAACCATCCCACAACTCGAGTACGGCGAGGACGTCATCGTCGACGTGAAACTCGGTGAGGGAAGCGGTGATCTACAGGAAGTCTTCGGCGAGGACGAAGTGAGCGTTCCGATGGCAAACGACACCAGCTTCGGTGTCGGCCACGCGCCACTGACCGAGACCGAACGGATCGTCCAGGACGCCGAATCGCGACTGAACGGCGAGTTCGTCGAGGAGAACCCCTACCTGGGCCCGGACGTGAAGATCATGGGCAAACGCGAGGGTGACGAGATCGACGTCACCGTCGCGGCCGCGATGGTCGACAAGTACGTTCCCGATATGGACGCGTACAAAGACGCCGTCGAATCCGTCCGCGAATTCGTCGAGACGGTCGCGAACGAACACACCGACCGCGACGTGACGGTCCACGTAAACACGGCCGACGACTACGACGAGGGCTCGATCTACCTCACCGTCACCGGCACCTCCGCCGAACAGGGTGATGACGGCTCCGTCGGCCGGGGCAACCGCGCCAACGGTCTGATCACGCCCAATCGCTCGATGTCGATGGAGGCCACCAGCGGCAAGAACCCCGTCAACCACATCGGCAAGATCTACAACCTTCTCTCGACGAAGATCGCCGAGGAAGTCGTCAGCGAGGTCGACGGCATCCGTGACCTGCGCGTCCGACTGCTCAGCCAGATCGGCCGTCCGATCGACCAGCCCCACGTCGCTGACGTCCACGTCGTTACCGAAGACGGCGTCGCCCTCGGCGACGTCGAAGCCGAGATCGAAACGATCGTCGACGCCGAACTGTCGAACGTCACCGAGATCACTCGCAGCGTGATCGACGGCGAACTCACGACCTTCTAA
- a CDS encoding tRNA sulfurtransferase — protein MHPPGADTVLVRHGDLNTKSAHVKRQMEGLLVENVEALLADRVIPGDVQHRWNRPLIHTTEDAVAAATDAAAETFGVVSASACRTVSTEKAQILEALDEIARECYDGGTFAVDARRAYRELPYDSEDLAREGGTVIWEAVEDEFEPAVDLDDPDLTFGIEVREDATFLYLEQVSGPGGLPLGTQERVIALISGGIDSPVAAYELMRRGSPVIPVYVDLGAYGGVDHEARAMEAVRTLSKYAPNVDMPVYKVPGGETVDLLVREMENGRMLSLRRFFFRIAEELADRIDAHGIVTGEAVGQKSSQTIQNLGVTSRATDLPIHRPLLTRDKQDIVAQARKIGTFSQATINAGCNRVAPNRVETNARLEPLLENEPDDLFERAAAAAANAELVDP, from the coding sequence ATGCATCCCCCCGGAGCCGATACCGTCCTCGTTCGCCACGGGGACTTAAACACCAAGAGCGCCCACGTCAAACGGCAGATGGAGGGCCTGCTCGTCGAGAACGTCGAGGCCCTGCTGGCCGACCGGGTTATTCCCGGCGACGTCCAACACCGCTGGAATCGGCCGTTGATCCACACCACCGAAGACGCCGTCGCAGCGGCGACCGACGCCGCGGCCGAGACGTTCGGCGTCGTCTCGGCGAGCGCCTGTCGAACCGTCAGCACCGAGAAGGCACAGATCCTCGAGGCCCTCGACGAGATCGCCCGCGAGTGTTACGATGGGGGGACGTTCGCGGTCGACGCTCGGCGAGCGTACAGGGAGCTGCCCTACGACAGCGAGGACCTGGCTCGAGAGGGTGGCACCGTCATCTGGGAGGCCGTCGAAGACGAGTTCGAACCGGCAGTCGATCTCGACGATCCCGACCTCACCTTCGGGATCGAGGTCCGCGAAGACGCGACGTTTCTCTACCTCGAGCAGGTGTCGGGACCGGGGGGGCTCCCGCTCGGCACCCAGGAGCGTGTGATCGCACTGATCAGCGGCGGGATCGATTCGCCCGTCGCGGCGTACGAACTGATGCGACGTGGGAGCCCAGTCATCCCGGTGTACGTCGATCTCGGGGCGTACGGGGGGGTCGACCACGAGGCGCGGGCGATGGAGGCGGTACGGACGCTCTCGAAATACGCGCCGAACGTCGACATGCCGGTCTACAAAGTCCCAGGTGGAGAAACGGTCGACCTGCTGGTCCGCGAGATGGAGAACGGCCGGATGCTGTCGCTGCGACGATTCTTCTTTCGGATCGCGGAGGAGCTGGCAGACCGAATCGACGCCCACGGCATCGTCACCGGGGAGGCCGTCGGCCAGAAGTCGAGCCAGACGATCCAGAACCTCGGTGTAACGAGTCGTGCCACCGATCTGCCGATCCATCGTCCGTTGCTCACCCGTGACAAACAGGATATCGTCGCCCAGGCTCGCAAGATCGGTACCTTTTCGCAGGCGACGATCAACGCCGGCTGCAACCGGGTCGCGCCGAACCGCGTCGAAACCAACGCCCGACTCGAGCCGTTGCTCGAGAACGAACCCGACGACCTGTTCGAGCGCGCCGCAGCGGCCGCGGCGAACGCGGAACTGGTAGATCCCTGA
- a CDS encoding DUF5804 family protein: MTRVCLIGNDDCNLQYELLSRETSREALATYDLTRPFENSLSVRTVSVGAAVSLLNDLQWYLTRFVDEALVLEPSVSDDEWLSRALARELRNGDVDPDETGEFCKIYGLERVDAATETGESDVDREADDEGDARDANDSDAGTTASFASQRLVEPLYVRRAGGELPAYDLCDVEETLVVRVTEAEYT; this comes from the coding sequence GTGACCCGCGTCTGTCTCATCGGGAACGACGACTGCAATCTCCAGTACGAACTCCTCTCCCGGGAGACCTCGCGCGAAGCGCTGGCGACGTACGACCTCACCCGCCCGTTCGAGAACTCGCTTTCGGTCCGTACCGTCAGTGTCGGCGCTGCCGTCTCCCTGCTGAACGACCTCCAGTGGTATCTCACCCGCTTCGTCGACGAAGCGCTCGTCCTCGAGCCCTCCGTTAGCGACGACGAGTGGCTCTCACGAGCGCTCGCTCGAGAGCTGCGAAACGGCGACGTCGATCCCGACGAGACCGGCGAGTTCTGTAAGATATATGGGCTCGAGCGCGTCGACGCTGCGACGGAGACGGGAGAGTCCGACGTCGACCGGGAGGCCGACGACGAGGGCGACGCTCGAGACGCCAACGACTCGGACGCAGGCACAACCGCCTCCTTTGCGAGCCAGCGCCTCGTCGAACCACTGTACGTGCGACGGGCGGGTGGTGAACTCCCCGCGTACGATCTCTGCGACGTCGAGGAGACGCTCGTCGTTCGGGTGACCGAAGCCGAGTACACGTGA
- a CDS encoding PLP-dependent cysteine synthase family protein, translated as MKGSILDTIGSPLVQVDSPEGATVAAKIESFNPGGSAKDRPAMEMIRTAEREGRIEPGDRLVEPTSGNTGIGLALVAAARDYDLTIVMPADKSEERQQIMAAYGADLELIDGDMTDARERADELEAEGATQLGQFENPANPAAHYRTTGAEIVEQVDNREVDAFVAGVGTGGTLSGIGRRLREAFPDVEIVAVEPERNPVLSTGESGDDDFQGMGPGFVSDNLDVDLIDRVETVRLEDAEDECRRLAREEGILVGQSSGAMSLVSQQVAREIAEPDRECPEIPGTFDSAPTPEADGGEVAEDCPLVVTVFWDSGERYLSTGLFD; from the coding sequence ATGAAAGGGAGTATCCTGGATACGATCGGCTCGCCGCTCGTCCAGGTCGACTCGCCGGAGGGGGCGACCGTCGCTGCGAAGATCGAGTCGTTCAACCCCGGCGGCTCGGCCAAGGATCGGCCGGCCATGGAGATGATTCGGACGGCCGAACGCGAGGGGCGGATCGAACCCGGCGACCGGCTCGTCGAACCGACCAGCGGCAACACGGGGATCGGGCTGGCGCTGGTCGCCGCCGCCCGCGACTACGACCTGACGATCGTCATGCCGGCGGACAAGTCCGAAGAACGCCAGCAGATTATGGCAGCCTACGGTGCCGACCTCGAACTGATCGACGGCGACATGACCGACGCCCGTGAGCGAGCCGACGAACTCGAGGCCGAAGGAGCGACCCAGCTCGGCCAGTTCGAGAACCCGGCGAACCCGGCGGCTCACTACCGAACGACGGGTGCCGAGATCGTCGAACAGGTCGATAATCGCGAGGTCGACGCCTTCGTCGCTGGCGTTGGAACCGGGGGCACGCTCTCGGGGATCGGCAGACGGCTTCGCGAGGCGTTTCCGGACGTCGAGATCGTCGCCGTCGAACCGGAGCGAAACCCCGTCCTCTCGACTGGCGAGTCAGGGGACGACGATTTTCAGGGGATGGGACCTGGGTTCGTCAGCGACAACCTCGATGTGGATCTGATCGACCGCGTCGAAACCGTCCGACTCGAGGACGCAGAAGACGAGTGTCGACGGCTCGCTCGCGAGGAAGGCATCCTCGTCGGTCAGTCGAGCGGCGCGATGAGTCTGGTCTCCCAGCAGGTTGCCCGTGAGATTGCCGAACCCGACCGGGAGTGCCCCGAGATACCAGGGACGTTTGATTCAGCCCCCACGCCCGAGGCCGACGGCGGCGAGGTCGCCGAAGACTGTCCGCTCGTCGTCACCGTCTTCTGGGACAGCGGCGAACGATACCTCTCGACGGGACTGTTCGACTGA
- a CDS encoding VOC family protein, whose protein sequence is MDGIVFFRTERHDEVIAFYRDLGADVWLEQPDCTILEAGDFRFGFCDRESADLEGIVTFVFEDRDGVDAMYERLAALADDEPRFNETYDIYQFFAADPEGRTVEFQCFE, encoded by the coding sequence ATGGACGGCATCGTCTTCTTCCGGACGGAACGCCACGACGAGGTGATCGCGTTCTACCGCGACCTGGGCGCCGACGTCTGGCTCGAGCAGCCCGACTGTACGATTCTCGAGGCTGGCGACTTTCGCTTTGGCTTCTGTGACCGGGAGTCGGCCGACCTCGAGGGCATCGTCACGTTCGTCTTCGAGGATCGTGACGGCGTCGACGCGATGTACGAGCGACTGGCCGCTCTCGCGGACGACGAGCCACGGTTCAACGAGACCTACGACATCTACCAGTTCTTCGCCGCCGATCCCGAGGGCCGAACCGTCGAGTTCCAGTGTTTCGAGTAA
- a CDS encoding TlpA family protein disulfide reductase, translating to MSLETMQPNPTWDAASYEDAVATLEAHADDLVYKVWGGDWCKDCRKLLPDFGAALEAAGVPDDNIEEIAVDQDKQGPGVDEYGIEYIPTIVVERVSDGPDEDDGEEVVRFVEKEDLPPAIWVAEQLEDALDDD from the coding sequence ATGAGTCTCGAGACCATGCAACCGAACCCCACCTGGGACGCCGCATCCTACGAGGACGCCGTCGCCACGCTCGAAGCACACGCCGACGACCTCGTCTACAAGGTCTGGGGCGGCGACTGGTGCAAGGACTGCCGAAAACTCCTGCCCGACTTCGGCGCGGCGCTCGAGGCGGCCGGCGTCCCCGACGACAACATCGAGGAGATCGCTGTCGACCAGGACAAACAGGGCCCCGGCGTCGACGAATACGGCATCGAGTACATCCCGACGATCGTCGTCGAGCGCGTCTCCGACGGGCCAGACGAAGACGATGGTGAGGAAGTCGTCCGATTCGTCGAGAAAGAGGATCTCCCGCCGGCGATCTGGGTGGCCGAACAGCTCGAGGACGCACTCGACGACGACTGA
- a CDS encoding sensor histidine kinase, with translation MSDRGMIQLLVDDDANRDALAELLEARYDVTTDRNELTGDLLLVDDRSFSRYRDRITELKDDAPSSFRPVVLVRRPETRLDPSLLEERSDGGNPLVDDVVGAPVQQVVLFRRLSNLLVRRKQFEQLEAQNERLEEFASVVTHDLRNPLQVAKGRLDLLEPSVSAADREQLEIVAESLDRMESIVDTVLAQARNGLTTDRSELHLRSVVRDAWSVIEAPDASLIEPDGESVVVADPDHLLTAFENLFRNAVEHAGDDVTIDVGVLESGVYIADDGPGIDPSDRENVLERGYSGTGGGTGLGLDIVANAVEAHGWELTITESDAGGARFEITGVERPDPDR, from the coding sequence ATGAGTGATCGCGGGATGATCCAGCTGCTCGTCGACGACGACGCGAACAGAGACGCCCTGGCCGAACTCCTCGAAGCACGATACGACGTGACGACGGACCGAAACGAACTGACCGGCGACCTCTTGCTCGTGGACGATCGATCGTTTTCGCGGTATCGTGACCGGATCACCGAGTTGAAAGACGACGCTCCATCCTCGTTTAGGCCGGTCGTCCTCGTTCGACGTCCCGAGACGCGACTGGACCCGTCGCTTCTCGAAGAGCGTTCGGACGGTGGTAATCCGCTCGTCGACGACGTCGTCGGGGCTCCCGTTCAACAGGTCGTCCTCTTTCGGCGGCTCTCGAATCTGCTCGTTCGTCGGAAACAGTTCGAGCAACTCGAGGCCCAAAACGAGCGCCTAGAGGAGTTCGCAAGCGTTGTGACCCACGACCTTCGAAATCCGCTCCAGGTCGCGAAGGGACGACTCGACCTCCTCGAACCGTCCGTTTCCGCGGCCGACAGAGAGCAGCTCGAAATCGTCGCGGAGTCACTCGATCGGATGGAGTCGATCGTCGACACCGTCCTCGCACAGGCCCGGAACGGGTTGACGACCGACCGCAGTGAACTCCACCTCCGGTCCGTCGTCAGGGACGCCTGGTCGGTCATCGAGGCCCCCGACGCGTCCCTGATCGAACCCGACGGTGAATCCGTTGTCGTCGCCGATCCCGACCACCTCCTGACGGCGTTCGAGAACCTGTTTCGAAACGCGGTCGAACACGCTGGCGACGACGTGACGATCGACGTCGGCGTCCTCGAGTCGGGCGTGTACATCGCCGACGACGGCCCTGGGATCGACCCATCGGATCGTGAGAACGTCCTCGAGCGGGGCTACTCGGGGACCGGTGGCGGGACGGGCCTCGGGCTCGACATCGTTGCGAACGCCGTCGAGGCCCACGGCTGGGAGCTGACGATCACCGAGAGCGATGCCGGTGGCGCTCGATTCGAGATTACGGGCGTCGAACGGCCAGACCCCGATCGCTAA
- a CDS encoding ATPase domain-containing protein yields the protein MDSLETVETGVAGLDEILFGGVVMGRLYLVVGRPGTGKTLLGIEFLRTGLENDETVLFVHGEESETEIHANASSFGIDLSAAEFLDLGPDSDFFEGNQSYDLVDTRDIESDQFIEDIRDAIEEINPDRVLLDPISQLQYIEPSEYQFRKRLISFMRFLKGRGTTVIATQTPSKSRSDNEIRSLSDGIIELERGEGGRRVSVPKHRGIGQQDGTHGLEIREDGLAVYPSLIPDQFEREFIPTQITSGIDELDTMLGGGLERGTATFISGPTGVGKTTTGTQFLAAAAEQGGSPVAYLFEESPKTFVYRSESTGTPLSDLEADGALSIEAVEPLSLSAEEFAQRVKMQVDVHGSEVVMIDGVDGYKVAIQGDEEALGRKLHGLIRYLKSRDVTVLLLDETEQVTGMPSASSANISYIADNILLLNYIEQGGELRKGIGVLKKRASDFERTMREFQITSDGIVVGEPLTDVEGILEGTPRWTGDGR from the coding sequence ATGGATTCTCTAGAGACGGTCGAAACGGGAGTGGCGGGCCTCGACGAGATTCTTTTCGGTGGGGTCGTGATGGGACGGCTCTACCTCGTTGTTGGACGACCTGGAACGGGGAAGACGCTTCTGGGAATCGAGTTTCTACGAACCGGTCTCGAAAACGACGAGACCGTCCTCTTCGTCCACGGTGAAGAGTCGGAGACGGAGATTCATGCGAACGCCTCGAGTTTCGGGATCGATCTCTCTGCTGCTGAGTTTCTCGATCTGGGACCCGACTCTGATTTCTTCGAGGGTAACCAGTCATACGATCTGGTCGATACGCGAGACATCGAATCCGATCAGTTCATCGAGGACATTCGGGACGCGATCGAGGAGATCAATCCCGATCGGGTGCTTCTGGATCCGATCTCACAACTCCAGTACATCGAGCCCTCGGAGTACCAGTTTCGCAAACGGCTGATCTCGTTCATGCGATTTCTGAAGGGGCGCGGAACCACGGTCATCGCGACCCAGACGCCATCGAAATCCCGAAGCGACAACGAGATTCGCTCGCTCAGCGACGGGATAATCGAACTCGAGCGCGGCGAAGGTGGACGACGAGTATCGGTTCCGAAACACCGGGGGATCGGCCAGCAGGACGGCACCCACGGGCTCGAAATTCGCGAAGACGGGCTCGCCGTCTATCCGAGTCTGATCCCCGACCAGTTCGAACGAGAGTTCATCCCCACACAGATCACCTCCGGCATCGACGAGCTCGATACGATGCTCGGGGGTGGCCTCGAGCGGGGAACGGCGACGTTCATCAGCGGCCCGACGGGCGTCGGTAAGACCACGACCGGAACGCAGTTTCTCGCTGCGGCGGCCGAACAGGGTGGATCTCCCGTTGCCTACCTCTTCGAGGAGTCACCCAAAACGTTCGTCTACCGGTCCGAGTCGACCGGTACGCCGCTGTCCGACCTCGAGGCGGACGGCGCACTCTCGATCGAGGCCGTCGAACCGCTCTCACTCTCGGCTGAAGAGTTCGCCCAGCGAGTCAAGATGCAGGTCGACGTCCACGGGTCGGAGGTCGTGATGATCGACGGCGTCGACGGATACAAGGTCGCGATCCAGGGTGACGAGGAGGCACTCGGTCGGAAGCTCCACGGTCTCATCCGCTATCTCAAGAGCCGAGACGTCACCGTCTTACTCCTCGACGAAACCGAGCAGGTGACCGGGATGCCGAGTGCGAGCAGCGCCAACATCAGTTACATCGCCGACAACATCCTCTTACTCAACTACATCGAGCAAGGCGGTGAGCTACGCAAGGGGATCGGCGTCCTGAAAAAACGAGCCAGCGATTTCGAACGGACCATGCGCGAGTTTCAGATCACGTCCGACGGAATCGTCGTCGGCGAGCCCTTAACCGACGTCGAGGGTATCCTCGAGGGAACGCCGCGGTGGACCGGCGACGGCCGATAG